GTGGAGTGTAGATTTAGCAAAATATTTATGCCCAATCTTGACATTTGAGTAGTGGCGATAAGATGACATCTCGAAGCAGTATCCAAGATGAAATGAAAGATCGCAATCACTGCAATGGTAGAACCAGAAATTAGTATTAATTTCCTCGGAGCAAAACTCGCAGTTGAACTCGTAGTCATGATTCATGACCATGCCCGCATCATATCTCAGGTAGAGGGGGTGAGGATCCCAGGGGTGTGTAACTGTTCTTGGCTTCATGCTACAGCCTACGCATATATAGAATTCACATTGTTCACACCGGTGCTTGCTGCAGTACTCCTTGTAATATATTCCACATGCATTACAAGCGTGACCAATTGTAAAAACTTGATCTAGTTGGTGACGATGAGCCTCATGTTTGATCGTTTTAGGTAGGTTCCAGCATTCAATATGAATCTTCCTGTAACGCCCGTCTGAATAATATTCCAAGTACATGCCATTGCCGTAACCTCCACACCAATCACACTTAAAAATCGTGCATTGCTCTGTGGACATGTATGATCTGTATATCTTACCTGGGAATAAGTCCTTCACAAGAGAACGGGAAATCTCAGCACAGACTTTGTGCAGAAAGAATTTACAAAGAACACATCCAAAGAATTGATCGCCATCTGTTCGTATCGGTTTGATACAGCCATCACATAGCAACTGATCTGTTCCATCATCACCTTTCTGATCATTTAAATCATTACTAGTAATGAGTTGTAAAGGATGTTCGTGACTCCAATGTTTATCTTCTGCACTAAAGTTGTTATCCACCATCAACTTGAGAAATTGTTCGACTAACAAATTTCGGGATGATTCATCAGCTGCTGGGAGGTGTACCAAATTGGAATCATATGTTTCATATTCGCTTGATCTGAAAATAGCAATATTACACAAGTTATATGTCGGGAAATAACATAGCTAAATATAGAATTAGATTAAAAAAGATACTACTATAATATTACTACATCTGATAATGCCATGAAACAAAAAGAACAAAAAATTGTCAGCACAGTACCTTGATCTGGCACAGTGAAGATGGGTTAAAAATGTGCATTCATCCCTAC
This genomic interval from Apium graveolens cultivar Ventura chromosome 8, ASM990537v1, whole genome shotgun sequence contains the following:
- the LOC141676929 gene encoding uncharacterized protein LOC141676929, yielding MEMKHFCHQHPLTLNKKYIARQGDVCFCCREEIVSCRSFIYSCSSFITTPGTSTDLTYNSCTKFLLHQTCANLPDKIENPTNRKEFLVLSSDPRKKQTLFQIELGIEGDKCHCNICDIELLSGYCNSHFKFCLCLKCAMFQAKELTITHVAHPQHSLALIHRPCSFKCDACNVEENIRDMSYKCTTCRFWIHKSCADAPNLLYLFQSLHEHPIFLFYGRPQRYHAYNLWCRLCSENISQLSWYYKCRDECTFLTHLHCARSRSSEYETYDSNLVHLPAADESSRNLLVEQFLKLMVDNNFSAEDKHWSHEHPLQLITSNDLNDQKGDDGTDQLLCDGCIKPIRTDGDQFFGCVLCKFFLHKVCAEISRSLVKDLFPGKIYRSYMSTEQCTIFKCDWCGGYGNGMYLEYYSDGRYRKIHIECWNLPKTIKHEAHRHQLDQVFTIGHACNACGIYYKEYCSKHRCEQCEFYICVGCSMKPRTVTHPWDPHPLYLRYDAGMVMNHDYEFNCEFCSEEINTNFWFYHCSDCDLSFHLGYCFEMSSYRHYSNVKIGHKYFAKSTLHHHRLGFVLNKKVRSCQRCHSKQLGKPVLECTPCKTLFCRDTCKKDDNFTPLDAYQFDPYIILC